A single window of Arvicanthis niloticus isolate mArvNil1 chromosome X, mArvNil1.pat.X, whole genome shotgun sequence DNA harbors:
- the LOC117694441 gene encoding transcription elongation factor A protein-like 3, whose product MEELRGENEGKLEKEGKPEDEVEPEDEEKSDEEEKPDKKAKPARQGKPGEEAKPDEQGQDEGKPEKQGKSDGEGKRQGESKTDSQAKSASEARAAEKRPAEDYVPRKAKRKTDRGTDDSPKNSQEDLQDRHVSSEEMMRECADMTRAQEELRKRQKMGGFHWVPRDAQDALVPRGQRGVRGVRGGGGRSQRGLHDIPYL is encoded by the coding sequence ATGGAAGAACTCCGCGGTGAAAACGAAGGCAAGCTGGAAAAGGAGGGAAAGCCAGAAGATGAAGTAGAGCCTGAAGATGAAGAAAAGTCAGACGAGGAAGAGAAGCCGGACAAGAAAGCAAAGCCAGCACGCCAGGGCAAGCCAGGGGAGGAGGCAAAGCCAGATGAGCAGGGGCAAGATGAAGGGAAGCCCGAGAAGCAGGGAAAGTCTGACGGGGAGGGCAAGCGCCAAGGGGAGAGCAAGACTGATTCCCAGGCAAAGTCAGCCAGTGAGGCGCGGGCTGCAGAAAAGCGCCCTGCTGAGGATTATGTGCCCAGGAAAGCAAAACGAAAAACAGATAGGGGGACAGATGATTCTCCCAAGAACTCCCAGGAGGACTTACAGGACAGGCATGTAAGCAGTGAGGAGATGATGAGAGAGTGTGCAGATATGACACGGGCTCAGGAAGAgctgaggaagaggcagaaaatgGGTGGTTTTCACTGGGTGCCAAGAGATGCACAGGATGCTTTAGTCCCCAGGGGCCAACGGGGAGTCAGGGGGGTGAGGGGCGGTGGAGGCCGGAGCCAGCGGGGCCTACATGACATCCCTTACCTTTAA